In Larimichthys crocea isolate SSNF chromosome VI, L_crocea_2.0, whole genome shotgun sequence, one genomic interval encodes:
- the gnb1b gene encoding guanine nucleotide binding protein (G protein), beta polypeptide 1b: MSELDQLRQEAEQLKNQIRDARKACADATLSQITANIDPVGRIQMRTRRTLRGHLAKIYAMHWGTDSRLLVSASQDGKLIIWDSYTTNKVHAIPLRSSWVMTCAYAPSGNYVACGGLDNICSIYNLKTREGNVRVSRELAGHTGYLSCCRFLDDNQIVTSSGDTTCALWDIETGQQTTTFAGHTGDVMSLSLAPDARIFVSGACDASAKLWDVREGMCRQTFTGHESDINAICFFPNGNAFATGSDDATCRLFDLRADQELMIYSHDNIICGITSVAFSKSGRLLLAGYDDFNCNVWDTLKADRAGVLAGHDNRVSCLGVTDDGMAVATGSWDSFLKIWN; this comes from the exons atgAGTGAACTGGACCAGTTACGCCAAGAGGCAGAGCAGCTCAAAAATCAGATCAGA GATGCCAGGAAAGCATGCGCAGATGCCACACTATCACAG ATCACAGCTAATATTGACCCCGTTGGCCGAATCCAGATGCGTACAAGACGAACGCTGCGGGGTCATTTGGCTAAAATCTATGCCATGCATTGGGGAACAGATTCCAG GCTCTTGGTCAGTGCCTCTCAAGATGGCAAACTCATTATTTGGGACAGCTATACCACAAATAAG GTTCATGCCATTCCACTTCGATCTTCCTGGGTCATGACTTGCGCATATGCACCTTCAGGAAATTATGTGGCCTGTGGTGGCTTAGACAACATCTGCTCCATTTACAACCTGAAAACACGTGAGGGGAATGTACGCGTGAGCCGTGAGCTCGCTGGACACACAG GATACCTGTCCTGTTGTCGCTTTCTTGATGACAACCAGATTGTTACAAGCTCTGGAGATACCACTTG tgcACTTTGGGACATCGAGACTGGCCAGCAGACAACCACATTTGCCGGGCACACAGGTGATGTCATGAGCCTGTCATTGGCCCCCGACGCGCGAATATTCGTCTCTGGTGCTTGTGATGCTTCTGCTAAACTCTGGGATGTTCGAGAGGGCATGTGCAGACAGACGTTCACCGGCCATGAGTCTGACATCAATGCCATCTGC ttCTTCCCTAATGGCAATGCCTTTGCCACGGGCTCCGATGATGCCACCTGCAGGCTGTTTGATCTGCGTGCTGATCAGGAATTAATGATCTACTCACATGACAATATCATATGTGGCATCACCTCTGTTGCATTCTCAAAGAGTGGCCGTCTTCTTCTGGCGGGATATGATGACTTCAACTGTAACGTGTGGGACACACTAAAAGCTGACCGTGCTG GTGTGTTGGCTGGACATGACAACCGTGTTAGCTGCCTGGGAGTTACTGATGATGGCATGGC